In Spirochaeta isovalerica, the genomic window AGAGAGACCAGCGCTTCCCTGACATCTTCTCTCCGGCTCTGCAGATAATAGCGGGTGTAGGCCTCGAGCATATGGAGGTTTGTGTTCATGGATTTCTCGCAGGCCATATCATCGGCGCCCAGATTGTTCACGCCTCCATAGGACCAGTCGCGGTTACAGGCTTCGTAATAGCCGCCCTTGTCTCTGTCCCGTCCGTATTGTTCCAGATAGGCGAAGATCCGGGAGCATAGTTTTTCTGTTTCCACTGAGGGGTTTACCATTTGATAGGTGCTCAGTCCGTAAAGAGCGAATGCCTGCCCGTAGAGGACTTTCTTGTCGTCGACTGGCTTTCCTTCACGGTCAACCAGCCAGTAGAATCCTCCGTAATCAGGATCTGTCAACGTGGAGATGAGAATATTATATAACTCCGAAGCGAATTCCAGGTATTCCGGTCGTTCTGTCATTCTGTATGCTTCCGAGTAGGTCCAGAGAAAACGCGAGGTCATAACCAGTCCTGTGGGCGATTCAGCATCGGGGATATTGTCATTTGATATTTCTCCGTATACTCCGCCGTTCATGTGGCGCATATGTTTCATCCAGTAGTTGAGTATATTTTTGTGAAGTTCAGCTTCGACATCCTTCTTGAATATTTGCCAGTTCATTCGACCCTCCGAAGATGATTATACAGCAAAAGGATGTTAGTTGGAATAAAAACCAACCTGCAAATTCTCGCATATTGCCATATTCTCAAATAAAATCACATGGCTAAACTCCGGGTCCGTGATTACACTTTCTGTTATGAAGGCCATAAAAAACAAAAAGAGGCCGGGACAATCGGAAAAACCAATCATAACATTCCGGCATTTCGCTGAACGGAGGTTTTATGAGTCAAGACGGAAGAAACAGGGCGGATATAAAAGCGGGACTCTCCGTATCCATTGTTCTCAAAAAAGATCAGCAAACCGGTGATCTGACTGAAGGCGTGGTCCGGGATATTCTGACAAACAGCTCTTTTCACCCCCACGGCATCAAAGTCAGACTGACCGATGGTCAGGTGGGGCGCGTGAAAGAGATTCATCAGTAAGCAATTTAGGAATCTAATTAAATTTTCCTTTGACAGGATTGTCGTTTCCCATTATTAATTTAGTAAATTACTAATTTAGTAGAGGAGTAAATATGAAAATACCAGCTGACCTGAAACACAAACCGGTCATCGTTTCAGAGGATTACGATAAAATAGACGGTAGAAAATCGGGCGACACCGATGCCATGGGGCTCTCCCTGGGCCTGGCCCAGTGGAACGACAGGGGCAATGTGGACATATCGGCGAAAATCTGGCGCCATACGGGAGAGAAGTGGTCCCGCCAGTCGGAAGAGCTGCCTTTCCACAGAGTCCTCGATCTGGCCATTATGATAGGGCGGGCCAAGCTCTTTTTCCAGGAACGCTACCATATGAACGAGAAGGACTATCCCGGATATCCCCATCTGGACCGCATAGGTCTGCAGGGGGGAGCTATGAATTTTTCCATCTGCACCGATAATGACAAGCTGGAAGATGACATCAAGCTGTTTGATGATTGCCTTCACAAGGACGATGAAATCCTGAGCGAGCGGATGCAGGTCCTCGGCGGAATCCTGAAAGAACTGGGAATGGTCCGGTGACCGAATCCTACGGTGAATACTCACTCGAACCGCTGCCGAAAAAGGTGCGGTCCGGGAGGTATTCCGTCAATGTAATAATCTCCCGGATTGTCGGCGGAGAGCGGCATACTGTCCGTTTCTCTGCTGAGGACGGCATCCACTATATTCTGGAGATCGAAGCGGCAAAAGAAGCTATTAATCTCGGTAGAAATCTAATTGACCGGGGACTTGTCGGTTTCTGATCGGTAAACTATCATTTACTATCAGTAGATGTGAAGTCTCTACCCGTTTTACCGACAGATCAGATCAGATTTCCGGAGGCGCCATGATAAAAAGCGGCAAAATATCAGATAGATATATATGGTTCAACGAACCCGAATTCGAAATTCTCGATAAGCGGTTGAAAATACGGACTTCTCCCCATACGGACTTCTGGCAGCGCACCCATTACGGTTTCAGAAGGGACAACGGCCACTGTCTTCTCACCCCGGCCAGCGGTGATTTTACGTTATCGGTCCGGACTGAATTTTCAGGGAACAGGCAGTACGACCAATGCGGCCTGATCATCCGTCTCGACGAGGAGAACTGGATCAAAGCATCCACGGAATTTGAAACAGAGAAGCATTCGAGGCTCGGATCTGTTGTGACAAATCATGGTTATTCCGACTGGGCTACGGTCGACGTCTTCGGCGGCATCAGCCTGATGTGGTACCGCATAAAGAAAGAGAGTCAGGATTTTTTCATCGATTACTCGAAAGACGGTATGGAGTGGCATCAGCTCAGGATCGCCCATCTCCATGAACCTTTTTCGGAGATCTCTGTCGGAGTGTATGCCTGCAGCCCCATGGAAAGTTCCTTTGACGCCTTTTTTGACAATTACATTCTGGAGTGAATGATGAAAATCTACCAAACACCCGAGGGAGTGGAGCAGTACTGCAAAATGGCCGAAGGCTATGATTTTTCCCGCAAAGTCTATCAGCATATTCCTCTCGGGGAGCTAAAAGAGGTTTTCAAAGGTCAGCGCCGGATCCTTACCGATAAAGGCGTGATCATCCACAGCTTCTGGATCGGCGGAAAGATTGTTGATATGGAAAAATACACAGAGTTTGAAGATGGCGATTCCCTTTTCATAATAGGAGTGAAGAAATAATGCCGACCATGTACGAAATCTATGACAAGCACTCCTATGAATACGATGAGCTGTTGCGTTTTGAAGACCATGATAAGAATCTTCCGGCGAAGCTGAACCAGTTGTTCGATTTCCGGGGAAAAAAGGTCCTGGAGTTCGGAACAGGTACAGGAAGGCTCACAGCTATGTACGGGCCTTCAGCAAAGAAAATCCTCTGCTACG contains:
- a CDS encoding AGE family epimerase/isomerase: MNWQIFKKDVEAELHKNILNYWMKHMRHMNGGVYGEISNDNIPDAESPTGLVMTSRFLWTYSEAYRMTERPEYLEFASELYNILISTLTDPDYGGFYWLVDREGKPVDDKKVLYGQAFALYGLSTYQMVNPSVETEKLCSRIFAYLEQYGRDRDKGGYYEACNRDWSYGGVNNLGADDMACEKSMNTNLHMLEAYTRYYLQSRREDVREALVSLIRIITDKIYDRSTGHQKLYFSKDWTPAGDVESYGHDVETSWLLWEALQILGDENLQVEYRETVLRLLDVSSAKATAPDGSLYNEKHDGHLDRTRIWWVQAEYAVSLLNSWEMTGIEDYLHKLEKLWDYIVNVQTDRKNGEWFWGINDDGSVMNREKGGMWKTPYHNGRACMELLHRIEKQEKINV
- a CDS encoding YwbE family protein codes for the protein MSQDGRNRADIKAGLSVSIVLKKDQQTGDLTEGVVRDILTNSSFHPHGIKVRLTDGQVGRVKEIHQ
- a CDS encoding DUF6530 family protein; this translates as MKIPADLKHKPVIVSEDYDKIDGRKSGDTDAMGLSLGLAQWNDRGNVDISAKIWRHTGEKWSRQSEELPFHRVLDLAIMIGRAKLFFQERYHMNEKDYPGYPHLDRIGLQGGAMNFSICTDNDKLEDDIKLFDDCLHKDDEILSERMQVLGGILKELGMVR
- a CDS encoding DUF1349 domain-containing protein, whose translation is MIKSGKISDRYIWFNEPEFEILDKRLKIRTSPHTDFWQRTHYGFRRDNGHCLLTPASGDFTLSVRTEFSGNRQYDQCGLIIRLDEENWIKASTEFETEKHSRLGSVVTNHGYSDWATVDVFGGISLMWYRIKKESQDFFIDYSKDGMEWHQLRIAHLHEPFSEISVGVYACSPMESSFDAFFDNYILE